The genome window TTAATGTCACAATTATTTCTCAGTAGAACATTTACTACTTGTTCCCAGCCATAGACACAAGCAAAATGCAGAGCAATCCTATGGAAATgagaaatttttaatgaaattctagAACACTATGCTAAAATTTACAATTACTCATGtaatcataaaatattaaatggcACATAATTCTTAAACATTGAATGATAGGTGTTTCTTCCACCTTCTGAACAAATACTTAAGTCCTtgtaaaaaatggaaatatttattaaCTTGTATTACTCACTATACTGGTAAAAAGACCTTTTCAATGGTGTCTTTTGTGTGGTGCTATGAACTGAGCACATGGCCTCTTCCATGCATAGAAATAAATCTGCCAGTGAGCAATACCCCCTAACCAGGAGCAGGTTTAGAGAAAAAGCATGGCATTAAGGTTAAATCATCATAGGTTTAATTATAACTTAAACTTTGCTACAAACTACTTAGGCTTTCTATGAATCAATTCTCTCATCAGTAAAGCTAAGATGAAAAACAGTAGTTATTTCACAGAATACCACTGTGATTCATCAATGGGAATTATGCAAAATGTTTAGAATAGCTCCCTGCACTTGACAACTCAATTTAATATTATCACTGTCCCTTCTGCTCAGCAAACAAGATTTCAAGTACACAAAATTATGTGATAATAATTCTTCTGATATATTTAAGTATTGCTAATTTCAAGTgttctaaattatatttaaagtctCTAAATTTGCTTAAGGGGGACAAAGCAGCAATATTTTAAGAATAGTACAATAGGAATGCTACATAATAGATGTTCATGTTAACAATGTTGAATAAATTACTTGGTAAATTTGTGAATTATCAGGATAAATTTGTAGGCAGGATTGGACAATCTGGCCTAGAGACCTCTAGGTGGAGTGCAAGTCTTGAGACAGTACTGAGGATCCAGAGAAGACAGAACACAGAGTGGTCCTCCCCTCCTTCTGGCTCCCCTATGCTGGTCTTTGAATATAACAAGGGCCATATAACATCCTCCACGCAGGCCACTCCTACCAGCACATAAGCACTATTACCTTTCTTTAAAGTCTTTGTCATGCATGCTGTGTTTCCCAAGTTTTATCATTCTCTGCAGTCTCTTGACATCACCTTCACTCACAGCTTGGTGGATCTTTTTGTGAGGTTTGTATCTGGCTTCATTTGCAAAAATGCTTTTCATATCACATAAAAAGTACACCAAGTTTTTTTTCTGGGACATTGCAGAAACCCATAGGTGTCTTTTCCTTAATTCCATGAACCAAGTTCTTCATGACTGAAGATACTTACTGGTCTCACAGCCTGGCCCTGACCTTCGGATTTTCCCTAGTATTGGTCCTTTGACCCACTAATTTTCCCACTCAAGATCAGCTTATGGAAAATCAAGATAAGCCCACAAGGTCCCCCACCAAAATTGTGTGGTGTGGGAAATAGCTTATGGCACCCCTAGATACAGTTGCTGGACTCCAGGTTGCCAAGCAACACAGGTAAACATTGATGTGCTATTCACATGCGCAAGAGCAGGCCTCCTGCATTGCTAACATCCCTAGAGTTAAAGGATGTTCATTGTGAATGTACAGGCCACTTCTGGCCATTTCTCTGCAGGAAAACAAATGTGTTCCATTAAATATCCTCATCACTCTCACTGTAAACAATGCTCCTCCTCAGTTTCCATCTAACACTCAATGCCCCAGCCCTTTTACTCCCCTTCtacacttttctctcttctttcctcctcccttctccctcccccttctctccctcctttactCATACAATCTTAAgctctttgtcttcctcttccatttttcACTACTCCCTTTTCAACTCTATTCTTCTCCCACAAGAACAGCGCCCACCCCCCTGTTCCTAAATGCACCCCTGGAATGTCTATCCTAGTGCCGCTCTTTCTTCCTACCTTACTTCCTTCTTTCCACACCCCTTTCACTCCAGGTTTCCCACAAGTTTTCAGATTACACCTATCTCCTATTCCTGCTGATCTTCACCCACACCATATAATCTCACCATTCACTCACTCACCACACACgcaaaatgaaaagcaagcaagcaagacgTGATGGTTCACattttaatcctagtgctcaggaggctaaTGCAAGAGAATTTTGAGTTTGCTGCCAGCTTTGATTAAACTTAGTTCCAAATAAGAAAAAGTACCAGAAATGTCTGGAAGGCAGTGCTTAACTGTTCAGGTATGAAAACAATGGATAATTTGTTACGTCCATTTCCATTTGTGCTTTTGATATAGTCTAAAATGTGTATTTCATAATAGCCAGTAAATATGTAACcaatgaaagacaaaaaagatATAGAAGTAATAACTAaccaataaatatgtaataatatatggCTAATAACAAATAGATATGATCATTTCATTATCAATTTGGAATAAATTATTCAAGTTTATCAAGCTGTTAGAGTAGGAATAATAAATCGTGTCAAAATAGAGGACATCACTTAACATTTGTGTTTATAATGCAGTA of Peromyscus maniculatus bairdii isolate BWxNUB_F1_BW_parent chromosome 4, HU_Pman_BW_mat_3.1, whole genome shotgun sequence contains these proteins:
- the LOC107400459 gene encoding uncharacterized protein LOC107400459, giving the protein MELRKRHLWVSAMSQKKNLVYFLCDMKSIFANEARYKPHKKIHQAVSEGDVKRLQRMIKLGKHSMHDKDFKERIALHFACVYGWEQVVNVLLRNNCDINAVDRNSITPLMKAVQNWSYGCTCTLLKLGANPNRMDKNGNTSLHYAVSEDNQKLAAYLLKYNVDMEQKNKDA